TTCGTCATCTCCTTGAAAAGGCGACCATTTGGTCGCCTTTTTTTGTCTCGACTAAAATAGCTCATCCACCTTTTTCTTCGTTATTACGGATTCTGAGGACGCCATTTGGTAATAATAGCATCAAGCTCTCCGCTTTCTCGCAGAATCTGCAAGGCAGCTTCAATGCGGTGTAAAAGTTTGCTATTTCCTTTTTTAACGGCAATGGCGACAGGTGATCCTGGGTCTGAATTTTCAATAATTCTGACTTTAATCGCATATCGTTTGGCAAGATGAAGCCCCACTTCCAAAGGAGCTATCATGGCAACAACAGTTCCTTTTTTCAACATTTGAACAGATTTGTCCTTGCTTTCAGTTTGATATAACCGAATCTGACTTCTCAAACCAATGTCATTGAAATAGGCCTCCACGAAAGAATCCCTGTCCCCTGCCACAACCTGCCAACGCAGATCATGAATTGTGTGTATCTCCGTGTTGTCCTCTCGCACAAAAACAACAACCTTTCGCATATAATAAGGAGTGGTAAAATCGAAATAAGTCAGTCGTTTTGCATTAATTTCTATACCCGCTATACAATCGGTTTTGTTGAGCCGAAGCTGGGTCATGACCTCGTTCCATGTTGCCTGCTGAAAAAGAACAGGTTTGTGCAAATGGTTCGCAAGAGCTCGCATCACATCCACATCTAATCCTGTCGCTTCATCATGCATTGATTGATATTGATACGGAGGAAATCCTTTTGCAACGCCGCAAATAATCAAAGATTTTGGTGATTCTGCCCAAACCTGTGGAGTAAAAAAGACACACCACAGAAAGACGATGTACAAACAACATCGAAGGACAAAAGAAAGGCTTTGCGTGTGGTACATACTATTGACCATAGAGAATAGTACACTTTTTTGCAGTCAAGTACATTATGATTTTTGTCAGGTTGTGAAATCAAGCACACAGTTCACTTTGTGAAAAGAAGAGCAAGAATGTCAAATTTCGCAAAAAAAAGGCCTGTCAGCACGCTGCTGACAGGCCCATACTTTGCGCTTCAATCAAGTCGTTTCAACTACCCTTCAAAGGCCTTGATGAAATTGGGAGCAACCTGTTTTTTCCGGCTCATAACGCCGTCGAGATACACAGAGGTTCCCTCAGGAGCAATGCCAAACGCTTTTTCGACGACAGAGATGTCATCAGAAGCAATAAGCATTTCAGAGCCTTCTTTCATGATATCAGTCAGCAGCAGGAAAACCGAGTGGCGACCGTCTGCTTTGACTTTTTCAATTTCAGCCTGAAGCGCTTCTTTATGAGCGTCAAGCATAGACAAATCAACAACTTCCAACTGGCCAATACCAACTTTGTTGCCATTCATGTCGAAATCTTTGTAGTCCCGGAAGACCAATTCGTTCGGGGAAGCCCCGTCTACAGCGGATTTGACCTTGAACATCTCCATACCCAAAGCCATAACGTCATCCACACCAGCGATCTTGGCAAGTGCGGCAACAGCTTCTTTATCAGCTTCGGTACAGGTAACGGATTTAAACATGACCGTATCGCTTAAGATAGCACAGAGCAGGATACCTGCGATATTTGCGGGGACTTCCACATTGTAGAAATCATACATGTTTTTCAAAACAGTTCCGGTACATCCCACTGGCCAAACCCACATTTCCAGCGGACCGGAG
This DNA window, taken from Pseudodesulfovibrio sp. JC047, encodes the following:
- a CDS encoding transporter substrate-binding domain-containing protein — translated: MYHTQSLSFVLRCCLYIVFLWCVFFTPQVWAESPKSLIICGVAKGFPPYQYQSMHDEATGLDVDVMRALANHLHKPVLFQQATWNEVMTQLRLNKTDCIAGIEINAKRLTYFDFTTPYYMRKVVVFVREDNTEIHTIHDLRWQVVAGDRDSFVEAYFNDIGLRSQIRLYQTESKDKSVQMLKKGTVVAMIAPLEVGLHLAKRYAIKVRIIENSDPGSPVAIAVKKGNSKLLHRIEAALQILRESGELDAIITKWRPQNP
- a CDS encoding manganese-dependent inorganic pyrophosphatase; amino-acid sequence: MAILVVGHKNPDTDTVASAIAAADLYSKRGMEAKAVTQGEIAPESVFVLEKFGFAAPEIVADATDQKIILVDHTDISQTIDNLDKGELVAVVDHHKLGDVTTSGPLEMWVWPVGCTGTVLKNMYDFYNVEVPANIAGILLCAILSDTVMFKSVTCTEADKEAVAALAKIAGVDDVMALGMEMFKVKSAVDGASPNELVFRDYKDFDMNGNKVGIGQLEVVDLSMLDAHKEALQAEIEKVKADGRHSVFLLLTDIMKEGSEMLIASDDISVVEKAFGIAPEGTSVYLDGVMSRKKQVAPNFIKAFEG